One window from the genome of Podospora pseudocomata strain CBS 415.72m chromosome 6, whole genome shotgun sequence encodes:
- a CDS encoding hypothetical protein (EggNog:ENOG503PDV6; COG:S), translating into MAPYNVRMVFPTAVLAVNSTGLLLSFTAVALRFYSQSLRGTKMGLSEYSIIASWLFTFGLVVSENFTVTHGGVGQVSSTVTAEELLFSTKQFITIGVCGSLSVTLVKISLLSYFLTVFSAYHWFVICDYILLALTTGYGIAFVIVSLAGCRPFSANWDKVSNPDYVCIETSNFYVAQTGVGAILDCLILLLPGGVILGLRSMRRRRKWGLWGVFSFGIVICGVSITRLVYNNMEEWMATNFTEYAGIAALLGALEANLSIVCACMPAMPALYHKVRGRWKGGDRQEVGKLGGEESDGGVKGEGVESEKTVDVERRRLREEGDKLYPLSVTQKTVVSRTEGERDDVEAGGMELWAGPGVVDLDMLDLPRMNRVESGSEGGQGLPESPCWGVNQARKWRR; encoded by the exons GTCATTGCGTGGCACCAAGATGGGACTGTCCGAGTACTCCATCATAGCCTCCTGG CTCTTCACCTTCGGCCTAGTCGTCTCCGAGAATTTCACCGTCACCCACGGCGGTGTCGGCCAGGTCTCTTCAACCGTAACAGCGGAAGAACTCCTGTTCTCCACCAAG CAATTCATCACCATAGGCGTCTGCGGCTCCCTATCCGTAACCCTCGTCAAAATCTCCCTTCTTTCTTACTTCCTCACAGTATTCTCAGCCTACCACTGGTTCGTCATATGCGAttacatcctcctcgccctgaCAACAGGGTACGGCATCGCCTTTGTGatcgtctccctcgccgGCTGCCGACCCTTTAGCGCAAACTGGGATAAAGTCTCCAATCCCGACTATGTCTGCATTGAGACGAGCAATTTCTATGTAGCGCagacgggggtgggggctATACTGGATTGTCTGATCTTGTTGCTGCCGGGGGGGGTGAttttggggttgaggagtatgaggaggcgaaggaagtgggggttgtggggggtTTTTAGTTTTGGGATCGT GATCTGTGGCGTCTCCATTACGAGGCTGGTTTACAATAATATGGAGGAGTGGATGGCTACTAACTTTACAGAGTACGCGGGTATTGCGGCGTTGTTGGGGGCGTTGGAGGCAAATTTGAGTATTGTTTGTGCTTGTATGCCTGCTATGCCGGCGCTGTATCATAAGGTGAGGGggcggtggaaggggggggatcGTCAGGAGGTGGGgaagttgggaggggaggagagtgatggtggggtgaagggggagggggttgagagtgagaagacggttgatgttgagaggaggaggttgagggaggagggggataagCTTTATCCGTTGAGTGTTACACAGAAGACGGTGGTGAGTAggacggagggggagagggatgatgTGGAAGCAGGGGGGATGGAGTTGTGGGCTgggccgggggtggtggatttggaTATGTTGGATTTGCCGAGGATGAATAGGGTTGAGAGCGGGAGTGAGGGCGGCCAGGGGCTGCCCGAGTCGCCTTGTTGGGGGGTTAATCAGGCGAGGAAGTGGAGGCGGTGA
- a CDS encoding hypothetical protein (MEROPS:MER0003153; COG:E; EggNog:ENOG503P24X), giving the protein MATPTSEPSTKEIIIGQVIDALGEHALDTVSPSDKIPSLPRDDSSPDDDFFPHCITQQPIPRPFRGPGAPHNIMVGLEKECPRWAPGSVIRWVVLTSGFKTPSDASYAATHLNLACQKWNDLSIGVTFEWVTDPKDATFALCHGGDSGGTLASAFFPNANDLNMMLVYNPVFSMPRWKANLWKVFTHELGHVLGLRHEFAVDVNPETGTVFEAAASVQLGPRNEKSVMNYSRAPPEIQVSDVESTKAFYALREGEGGVPAMVGLTEVVDYVPM; this is encoded by the exons atGGCTACCCCAACCTCGGAACCCTCCACAAAGGAGATCATCATCGGTCAAGTTATCGATGCCCTCGGCGAACATGCCCTCGACACTGTCTCCCCCTCAGACAAGATCCCCTCCCTACCCAGAGAcgactcctcccccgacGATGACTTCTTCCCCCACTGCATAACCCAGCAGCCCATCCCCAGACCTTTCCGCGGGCCCGGTGCACCCCACAACATCATGGTCGGTCTCGAAAAGGAGTGCCCGCGATGGGCACCCGGGTCAGTCATCAGATG GGTCGTCCTAACCTCCGGCTTCAAAACCCCCTCCGACGCCTCCTACGCAGCAACCCACCTAAACCTCGCCTGCCAAAAGTGGAACGACCTCTCCATTGGCGTAACCTTCGAATGGGTCACCGACCCCAAAGACGCCACCTTCGCCCTCTGCCACGGCGGCGACAGCGGCGGCACCCTCGCctcagccttcttccccaacgccAACGACCTCAACATGATGCTCGTCTACAACCCCGTCTTTTCGATGCCCCGGTGGAAGGCAAACCTATGGAAGGTCTTCACCCACGAGCTAGGACACGTTTTAGGGTTAAGGCATGAGTTCGCGGTGGACGTGAACCCCGAGACGGGGACCGTGTTtgaggcggcggcgtcggTGCAGTTGGGGCCGAGGAACGAAAAGTCGGTTATGAATTACTCGAGGGCCCCGCCAGAAATTCAGGTTAGTGATGTTGAGTCGACAAAGGCTTTTTATGCGttgagggaaggggaagggggggtgcCGGCGATGGTTGGGTTgacggaggtggtggattaTGTGCCCATGTAG
- a CDS encoding hypothetical protein (EggNog:ENOG503P1EI; COG:S): MTTEFEELATSTVETLGHEPIGWDYDHENDPNAPPDIEAALEKLQPDHGHNDYSQLVAIPVSEEEIEASSKIDYVKWKQERAAKPHKDGGFEYAEHSYLGDSLTLAWNDGQSYVAKNKPFTLPNGLEVTYGQINGLAGDFYGTVNPISDGRDLQDQRQRFLRAWYWLAVDRTRNPAEAQKILTTLSTEVDMVQAALDKGQDPSTVYPKIPDVNVQLQLYTIARPDECPSYLGLAKINWDHFGADARTAYNACHSVALQVAASGNLELAYAMNAFGDHFLQDSFAAGHMRTPRRKLHDSVGAADLCAKYMHDEDNAIGLSVKSPIGRAWHTFGDKKLLDKEDIANKNEAWNAVRASADEIYTAWKTKTVPEYRKYAAWNYAPILSEVSSIVAPLFTPDGQRRVDIRKRCQAKYTYKYWYWSTAADCALSGLWKYPIKPTADCKI; encoded by the exons ATGACCACCGAATTTGAGGAACT TGCAACCAGCACCGTGGAGACCCTCGGTCATGAGCCCATTGGATGGGACTACGACCACGAGAACGACCCCAATGCCCCACCCGACATCGAAGCAGCGCTGGAGAAACTTCAGCCAGACCATGGCCATAACGACTACTCCCAGCTGGTCGCCATTCCTGTCTCTGAGGAAGAGATTGAAGCCTCTTCCAAGATTGACTATGTTAAGTGGAAACAGGAGCGCGCAGCGAAACCACACAAGG ACGGCGGTTTCGAGTATGCCGAGCATAGCTACCTCGGTGATTCCCTAACCTTGGCTTGGAACGACGGGCAGTCCTACGTTGCCAAGAACAAGCCCTTCACCCTCCCGAACGGACTCGAGGTGACATATGGTCAGATCAACGGACTGGCTGGAGACTTCTACGGCACTGTCAACCCCATCAGCGACGGCAGGGACTTGCAGGACCAGCGCCAGCGTTTCCTGCGAGCCTGGTACTGGCTTGCCGTGGACAGGACTCGCAACCCAGCCGAGGCGCAGAAGATTCTCACCACACTCTCGACTGAAGTCGACATGGTGCAGGCAGCACTCGACAAGGGCCAGGATCCGTCGACTGTCTACCCAAAGATTCCGGACGTCAACGTTCAGCTACAGCTCTACACCATCGCTCGTCCTGACGAATGCCCCAGCTATCTTGgcctggccaagatcaactGGGACCACTTTGGCGCCGACGCCCGCACTGCTTACAACGCCTGTCACTCCGTCGCCCTGCAAGTCGCCGCCAGTGGGAACCTCGAGCTGGCCTACGCCATGAACGCCTTCGGCGACCACTTCCTCCAGGACTCCTTCGCCGCCGGCCACATGCGCACCCCGAGACGCAAGCTCCACGACAGTGTTGGCGCTGCTGATCTATGCGCCAAGTACATGCACGATGAAGACAACGCGATCGGTCTCTCTGTCAAGAGCCCCATTGGCAGGGCCTGGCACACCTTTGGTGACAAGAAGCTGCTTGACAAGGAAGATATTGCCAACAAAAACGAAGCTTGGAACGCGGTGCGCGCATCCGCTGATGAGATTTACACTGCTTGGAAGACAAAGACCGTGCCCGAATATCGGAAGTATGCTGCCTGGAACTATGCCCCGATTCTGAGCGAGGTTTCCAGCATTGTTGCGCCTCTCTTCACGCCGGATGGTCAGCGGCGGGTTGATATAAGGAAGCGATGTCAGGCCAAGTATACCTACAAGTACTGGTATTGGTCGACTGCGGCTGATTGCGCGCTGAGTGGGCTGTGGAAGTATCCGATTAAGCCTACGGCGGATTGCAAGATCTGA
- the mycP4 gene encoding Mycosin-4 (EggNog:ENOG502GIRE; COG:M): MDRKMTTILAVKPTAKPFQDWWGYQSISLKTTAGQKVDNADGEGVVIYVLENEFLLKQQSDCQPGFDGIELLHGPESRLDRPSSDFHGNIVLSIIKNTAPKAKIYVLRRGTTAEELDWTLQVIMKHRQRHHQGQPALINCSFGVGVRAVASSQVNALFSCYKTIDKVLEAGILIVAAAGNEKGIEITPEMRSRYLGHVESLSLQVAQMKEANEESKWNENIKKATNNKAGDALNESLRKIDGLGLPAMHPGGLMVGGYDKGFNCRHFYYGAGIDVYAPGCDVPVPRLKDVQGGGKEFDQGTSFAAPLVTGSIASFLMTRSNEGGRKLPIPFNSAALKQKVLDMAVPIVEPTVNKEGLYPSTGYRAFRIQLHKIDYEKGTQHVPERTEEQKETEELERREQVRNARRAKGDTGPRSNSLGGNSRLSKPNLARL; this comes from the exons ATGGATCGCAAGATGACAACCATCTTGGCCGTCAAACCGACTGCCAAACCCTTTCAAGATTGGTGGGGCTACCAATCGATTTCCCTCAAGACCACGGCAGGTCAAAAAGTCGACAATGccgatggtgagggtgttgtcaTATATGTCCTCGAGAACGAATTCTTGCTCAAGCAACAG TCCGACTGTCAGCCCGGTTTTGATGGGATCGAATTGCTACATGGGCCTGAATCTCGGCTCGACAGGCCGTCAAGCGATTTCCACGGCAATATCGTGCTGAGTATCATCAAGAATACAGCACCCAAGGCAAAGATCTACGTATTGAGGCGGGGAACCACTGCGGAAGAATTAGACTGGACGCTACAGGTCATCATGAAGCATCGCCAAAGGCACCACCAGGGACAGCCTGCACTCATCAATTGTTCCTTCGGCGTGGGAGTTCGGGCTGTTGCCTCGTCGCAAGTGAAtgctcttttttcttgttacAAAACGATCGACAAGGTGCTCGAGGCTGGGATTCTGATTGTAGCCGCCGCGGGAAATGAAAAGGGGATTGAGATAACACCAGAAATGCGAAGCAGATATTTGGGACATGTGGAGTCGCTGAGTTTGCAGGTTGCCCAGATGAAGGAGGCCAACGAGGAGAGCAAGTGGAATGAGAATATAAAGAAAGCGACTAATAATAAGGCAGGAGATGCTCTGAATGAGAGCCTGAGGAAGATCGACGGCCTTGGATTGCCTGCCATGCATCCAGGTGGTCTTATGGTTGGAGGTTACGATAAGGGGTTCAACTGCCGCCACTTCTATTACGGCGCAG GCATCGATGTTTATGCTCCTGGATGTGATGTCCCGGTTCCGAGGCTCAAAGACGTAcaagggggaggaaaggaaTTCGACCAGGGGACTTCATTTG CTGCTCCGCTGGTTACCGGATCCATTGCTTCATTTCTCATGACCCGGTCGAATGAAGGCGGCAGGAAGTTGCCCATACCATTCAACTCGGCTGCCCTCAAACAAAAGGTTCTCGACATGGCTGTGCCAATTGTAGAGCCAACGGTGAACAAAGAAGGTCTTTACCCTTCCACTGGGTACCGCGCGTTCAGGATCCAACTACACAAGATTGATTATGAGAAGGGCACGCAACATGTCCCAGAAAGGACGGAGGAGCAGAAAGAAACAGAGGAGCTTGAACGACGGGAACAGGTCAGAAACGCCAGGAGAGCCAAGGGAGATACTGGGCCAAGATCAAACTCATTAGGAGGCAACTCAAGACTTTCGAAACCGAATTTAGCAAGACTATAG
- a CDS encoding hypothetical protein (COG:S; EggNog:ENOG503NTW3) has protein sequence MYQPNQTSSRETTLRYLTWDTPLSDQHEKAVQNIRDPTKWPAQEKHFVAGLSILTTFMAAYSISAYVSGVSSIAAEYGTSRTVVLVGMPTFQTAFAAAPMVLAPFSEFVGRKPVFLSTYGLYILCTLLIPVVNNLAGLLITRFFQGVGASTFSTMVGGIIADIYQPHERGMPMSLFATASFSGGIGQLASNFVVEPLGWRWIYWHQLIANALLIALIFFFFQECRGPLLLSRRAKILNSADLAPCNEKLSTPRITWKVKEEEDRATLKQIIRISLTRPFYLLFTEPVVFWFSMWISFSWALLFMFYVSVPLTFETTYSFTPRQAGLVMLATVVGAGLGNLCYPLQERLYRKYVTEQPRFSLLRQFRKRPDSSGLCSDWNPEARLYTACLLSIAMSIGMFMYGSLMMPDIHWIFAVLSVTVVTFGSYSIYLAVFTYFADVYTTYASSAMAAQSFCRNAVAGALPLGVTPMFTNLGFMEASLLLGGFGLLMR, from the exons ATGTATCAGCCAAACCAAACCTCAAGTCGGGAAACCACATTGAGGTACTTGACTTGGGACACACCTCTCTCAGATCAGCATGAAAAAGCCGTTCAGAATATCAGAGACCCCACCAAATGGCCAGCCCAAGAAAAGCATTTTGTAGCTGGCCTCAGTATTCTCACAACATTCATGGCTGCATATTCCATCTCCGCATATGTTTCTGGGGTTAGCTCCATCGCCGCCGAATATGGGACATCTCGCACTGTAGTCCTTGTCGGCATGCCTACGTTTCAAACAGCCTTTGCTGCAGCGCCAATGGTTCTGGCTCCTTTCAGCGAATTTGTTGGCCGGAAACCTGTCTTCTTGAGTACATATGGACTCTACATCC TTTGTACCCTGCTTATTCCTGTTGTCAACAACCTTGCGGGACTCCTGATTACCAGGTTCTTtcaaggtgttggtgccAGCACATTCAGCACCATGGTTGGAGGCATTATCGCAGACATTTACCAGCCCCACGAGCGTGGTATGCCAATGTCGTTGTTCGCAACAGCATCCTTCTCAGGCGGAATAGGTCAGCTGGCGTCAAACTTCGTAGTTGAACCCTTGGGTTGGCGCTGGATCTACTGGCACCAGCTGATTGCCAACGCCCTTCTCATAGCCctgattttctttttctttcagGAATGCCGCGGACCACTGCTCTTGAGTAGAAGGGCAAAGATCCTCAATTCGGCCGACTTGGCCCCGTGCAATGAAAAGCTGTCGACACCTCGCATCACTTGGAAGGtgaaagaggaagaagaccgTGCCACCCTGAAGCAAATAATTCGAATCAGTCTAACCAGACCGTTTT ACCTACTCTTTACTGAGCCAGTCGTATTCTGGTTCAGCATGTGGATCTCTTTCAGCTGGGCGCTGCTTTTCAT GTTCTATGTGTCAGTGCCTCTCACATTTGAAACGACATATTCGTTCACACCGCGACAGGCTGGCCTTGTAATGCTGGCAACCGTCGTCGGTGCGGGTCTCGGAAATCTTTGTTACCCTTTGCAAGAACGGCTCTACCGCAAATATGTCACTGAACAACCCAGGTTCAGTCTTCTCCGTCAGTTCAGAAAAAGGCCAGATTCTTCTGGCTTGTGCAGCGACTGGAACCCAGAAGCTAGATTGTATACAGCGTGCCTTCTGAGTATTGCAATGTCCATCGGAATGTTCAT GTACGGGTCACTCATGATGCCAGATATTCACTGGATATTTGCAGTTCTTTCCGTCACTGTCGTCACGTTCGGGTCTTATTCGATTTACCTCGCCGTCTTTACCTATTTCGCTGATGT CTATACCACATATGCCAGttcggccatggcggccCAGAGCTTCTGCAGAAATGCTGTGGCAGGGGCTCTACCATTGGGCGTGACTCCCA TGTTCACGAACCTTGGTTTTATGGAAGCTTCCCTCCTCTTGGGTGGATTTGGactgttgatgaggtga
- a CDS encoding hypothetical protein (EggNog:ENOG503P3U3) has product MNHCHGQLPMRDFMGPSDAPQISFEDDLFSYLLSDVQDEGVAFDSNHASYEYDFPPIHATSDATNVPISGLAFPINIASPPSPLPEHPVPNQGWRDSLRSHNFLIPTVNYSGAVSNPFAISLGMNDANTYISVPGQRRESEPRYLVPNETHTHDNFIPCMGLQLDIPGSGTVFLPEEDPDRYDLEEVFSMFYQGNRNLQRMSPQLIEATLGIPPDSNDSQHLICSQNNERQSDQDSATLDALSAQPQIPSSPSTLAQSPDALSEPATSLSAPQRDRGIPFTSRPRLLVAPPGFSHSHILVITSNPESLPASLWDGARLAELEKDIRLKALDIESQIPNSQDSSSRDFNQKRQRVDNQSQSNSTQKVSKASGVPTISSYPALFPCPASVPTSDPLPSAMPHSRVPKRKANAERQATSQVKKESTCLLCRVMREKCSDGTPCLRCVRVLQNERSILRVPCQPATLDDIELYRRRTQIGLFVYYYEQSSESDLPRRSASIVDTNPLESQLSQNCPLTVADTFAVHEFGTFQRFAPNLLNDANRERELATQHAPTSEDLSKSGVLARYLELHLASIIETLGTNNSFIATTLKVAERYSRPTGSKTRTMLRHALYIFAARFLRRTYWVQVDTVTENYRVAWMDAPWRALPVSTPRSLAEAETLNDILKDHLRFLEKSVIHAFTKKIYARKKEDWFEIFLVTFIFQVILSENLEMSFYSHFPGLEKPIECPWSTFGGLRSYSSKRIASYFSAINGRDPFLKPGARAWEGFGDTERTYLDQCGILLKEGYTKRDDLGFRRSASMGDADSPGSWWKWAVETILGNG; this is encoded by the exons ATGAACCACTGTCATGGGCAGCTTCCCATGCGTGATTTTATGGGACCCAGCGATGCACCACAAATCTCCTTCGAGGATGACCTGTTCTCTTACCTCCTATCTGATGTTCAAGATGAAGGGGTAGCTTTCGATTCAAATCATGCCTCTTACGAATATGATTTCCCCCCTATTCACGCCACAAGCGACGCCACGAATGTGCCAATTAGCGGATTGGCGTTTCCTATCAACATCGCTTCACCGCCCTCACCGCTTCCCGAACATCCGGTTCCGAACCAGGGCTGGAGAGACTCACTCCGTTCCCACAACTTTCTAATACCTACAGTAAATTATTCGGGCGCCGTCTCCAATCCATTTGCGATTTCCTTGGGCATGAATGACGCAAACACTTATATATCGGTCCCCGGACAGCGGCGTGAATCCGAGCCACGGTATCTTGTCCCAAATGAGACTCATACCCATGACAACTTCATCCCTTGTATGGGCCTCCAATTGGATATCCCAGGTAGTGGAACGGTCTTCCTTCCCGAAGAAGACCCCGATCGGTATGACCTCGAGGAAGTTTTCAGCATGTTCTACCAAGGGAACAGAAACCTTCAGAGAATGTCGCCGCAGCTCATTGAAGCGACCCTGGGCATCCCACCAGACTCTAATGATTCCCAACACCTGATATGTTCCCAGAACAATGAGCGTCAGTCGGACCAGGACTCAGCCACTCTCGACGCCCTTTCCGCGCAGCCGCAGATACCATCAAGCCCTTCTACACTAGCACAGTCGCCAGATGCTTTATCGGAACCTGCTACAAGCCTCTCGGCACCTCAAAGAGACCGTGGCATCCCTTTCACTTCTAGACCCAGACTTCTGGTGGCTCCTCCGGGCTTCAGTCATTCGCATATCCTGGTCATTACCAGCAACCCTGAGTCATTGCCGGCATCGCTGTGGGATGGAGCGCGGCTTGCCGAACTGGAGAAGGACATAAGGTTGAAGGCCTTAGATATCGAATCCCAAATACCAAACAGTCAAGATAGCAGTTCACGCGATTTCAATCAGAAACGACAGCGAGTCGATAACCAATCCCAGTCCAATAGCACGCAAAAAGTCTCGAAAGCCAGCGGCGTACCGACAATAAGCTCCTATCCTGCTCTGTTTCCATGTCCTGCTTCTGTTCCAACTTCAGATCCTCTCCCAAGTGCCATGCCTCACAGCCGTGTTCCTAAGCGCAAGGCGAATGCCGAACGACAAGCCACTAGTCAAGTCAAGAAGGAAAGCACTTGCTTACTATGCCGAGTAATGAGGGAAAAG TGTAGCGATGGCACACCATGCCTACGATGCGTCAGAGTATTGCAGAATGAGAGATCGATACTACGTGTGCCATGTCAGCCAGCAACACTAGACGATATTGAGCTTTATAGGCGGC GCACTCAAATCGGTCTTTTCGTTTATTATTACGAGCAGAGCAGCGAATCGGATCTGCCACGGCGCAGCGCGAGTATCGTCGATACCAATCCACTGGAATCACAATTAAGTCAAAACTGCCCGCTGACGGTCGCCGATACGTTCGCGGTTCATGAGTTTGGTACGTTCCAGCGATTCGCCCCAAATCTTCTGAACGATGCCAATCGGGAAAGGGAACTCGCCACCCAACATGCACCGACTTCAGAGGACTTGAGCAAGAGTGGTGTTCTCGCTCGATACTTGGAGTTGCACTTGGCATCCATCATCGAGACGCTGGGCACAAACAACAGCTTCATTGCTACTACTCTCAAGGTAGCTGAGAGGTATAGCAGGCCAACAGGGTCGAAGACACGT ACAATGTTACGGCATGCTTTGTACATCTTTGCCGCAAGATTCCTACGCCGGACCTACTGGGTACAGGTTGATACAGTGACTGAGAACTACAGAGTAGCGTGGATGGACGCGCCGTGGCGAGCGTTGCCTGTTTCAACACCAAGGTCACTTGCTGAAGCAGAGACTCTCAACGACATACTGAAGGATCACTTGCGCTTCTTGGAGAAGTCCGTCATCCACGCCTTCACCAAGAAGATTTATGCTAGGAAAAAGGAGGACTGGTTTGAGATCTTTCTAGTCACCTTCATCTTCCAAGTCATCCTCAGCGAGAATCTCGAGATGAGCTTTTACAGTCATTTCCCAGGGCTC GAGAAGCCCATCGAGTGCCCCTGGTCAACCTTTGGAGGGCTTCGAAGCTATTCCTCCAAGAGAATTGCTTCTTACTTTTCCGCAATCAATGGTCGTGATCCATTCTTGAAGCCCGGTGCTAGAGCATGGGAAGGCTTCGGGGACACCGAGCGCACGTACTTGGATCAGTGCGGGATTCTGTTGAAAG AGGGCTATACAAAACGGGATGATTTGGGATTCCGCAGGTCGGCTTCAATGGGAGATGCTGATTCTCCGGGGAGTTGGTGGAAATGGGCCGTGGAAACGATTCTTGGGAACGGCTAG
- a CDS encoding hypothetical protein (EggNog:ENOG503Q1WZ), with protein METAIATVFYLDKPPYKNEKPYFCCLPPEFLQGNSSTNHVHIPADITVTNIRSEVATFSLDENGFEVAEQTLDDQFNYESVKSGSEIEQRYIQEMEAFLTERFEAKKVVVFDVETRKRNREFPGNIGEKSTLEQPVRGVHVGE; from the exons ATGGAGACAGCAATAGCAACAGTGTTCTACCTTGACAAGCCACCATACAAAAACGAAAAGCCGTATTTCTGCTGCCTCCCACCGGAGTTTTTGCAAGGAAATTCTTCAACTAATCACGTCCATATCCCAGCCGATatcaccgtcaccaacatcaGAAGCGAGGTAGCAACATTCAGCCTCGACGAAAATGGCTTCGAGGTGGCGGAACAAACCCTGGATGACCAGTTCAACTATGAGAGCGTGAAGTCCGGCAGCGAGATCGAGCAGCGCTACATTCAGGAAATGGAAGCGTTTCTGACAGAAAGATTCGAGGCCAAGAAAGTCGTCGTCTTTGATGTAGAG ACTCGGAAGAGGAACCGCGAATTTCCGGGCAACATCGGGGAGAAGTCAACCTTGGAGCAGCCTGTCCGTGGTGTCCATGTTGGTGAGTGA